One segment of Primulina huaijiensis isolate GDHJ02 unplaced genomic scaffold, ASM1229523v2 scaffold25443, whole genome shotgun sequence DNA contains the following:
- the LOC140967475 gene encoding 18S rRNA (guanine-N(7))-methyltransferase RID2-like isoform X1, whose amino-acid sequence MTSRPELQAPPEIFYNDEEARKYTSSSRIIDIQAKLSERALELLALPDDDMPKLLLDIGCGSGLSGETLTENGHQWIGLDISQAMLDVALEREVEGGLVLSDMGQGLGLRPGVVDGAISISAVQPPAVSLSYQWLCNADKSSHEPRLRLKVFFATLYRCLARGARAVFQVYPENLAQRELILGFAMRAGFSGGVVVDFPHSTKSRKEYLVLTCGPPSLRSSIPKGKNEDEESCGDEESSGDDENDAVCVSDRHRPRKKQKLNKKVKGREWVMRKKEHIRRKGNAVPLDTKYTARKRKARF is encoded by the exons ATGACATCTCGACCAGAGCTCCAAGCCCCACCGGAGATATTCTACAATGATGAGGAAGCTCGCAAATACACATCTTCTTCTCGTATAATCGATATTCAG GCTAAACTTTCGGAGAGGGCGTTGGAGCTTCTTGCATTACCAGATGATGACATGCCCAAATTACTACTTGATATTG GTTGTGGATCAGGACTCAGTGGGGAGACATTAACTGAAAATGGGCACCAGTGGATTGGTTTAGATATATCACAAGCAATGCTCG ATGTTGCATTGGAGCGTGAAGTTGAGGGTGGCCTTGTGCTTAGTGACATGGGACAG GGTTTGGGGCTACGACCGGGAGTTGTTGATGGTGCCATCAGTATATCTGCTGTACAG CCTCCTGCTGTTTCACTCTCCTATCAGTGGTTATGCAATGCAGACAAATCTTCTCACGAGCCACGTCTGAGATTAAA GGTATTTTTTGCGACGTTGTACCGATGTTTAGCGCGTGGAGCAAGGGCTGTGTTTCAAGTGTATCCCGAAAATCTGGCTCAACGCGAGCTGATTCTAGGTTTTGCCATGCGAGCTGGCTTTTCTGGGGGTGTAGTAGTTGACTTCCCGCACAG TACCAAAAGTAGAAAAGAATACCTTGTGCTCACTTGTGGGCCGCCGTCTCTAAGAAGCTCCATTCCAAAAGGGAAAAACGAAGATGAGGAAAGTTGTGGCGATGAAGAGAGCAGTGGAGACGACGAGAATGACGCC GTTTGCGTATCTGACAGGCACAGACCTAGAAAAAAGCAAAAGTTAAACAAGAAGGTGAAAGGAAGAGAATGGGTTATGCGGAAGAAGGAACATATAAGAAGAAAGGGTAATGCTGTCCCTCTAGACACAAAATACACTGCCCGGAAAAGAAAAGCTCGATTTTAA
- the LOC140967504 gene encoding plastid division protein CDP1, chloroplastic-like isoform X3, which yields MASFLALVASVNDLYYCSQNSGRFHWNDSFVSLNSRKSYCTKNKCGNSSYRVRVPAAGHPWRLRAATDLRFVEESTSRNSIVQNQVPFIEIPVTCYQILGVHDQVEKDEIAKSVIHLTNTEIEEGYTEDVVVSRPKVLKDVRDKLLFEPEYAGIIKEKLPPKSSLKIPWDWLPVVLCLLQEAGEERLVLEIGRRAMQHPCSKPYIHDMLLAMALAECAIANVGFEKNNISHGFEALVRARYLLGSKSSLGKLKLLSQIEEYLEKLAPACTLELLRMPHTPDNAERRRGAISALEELLRQGLDVETSCQVQDWPCFLNQALKELTASEIVNLITWDNLAVTRKNRKSIESQNQRTVIDYNSFYMVMLAHIALGFSSKQTDLINKAKLICECLTSEGFDLKLEEAFCSLLLGQSDEATAAERLRQLVVNSNPSSQKSLPKKEIKEVSSADKPLETWLKEAALSLFPDTRDCSPSLADFFTWEKRTSGKRHNKRTAPAVSNIRHRPLAIALPLDQRDEEPVLSTVSSLHLGPVKQLAPPELQIPLTESKAIDGGCGNLPSTQLKRSLGSKQGDVWKFRLGVSHILGKMIYATALGFILVVLLKLKNTLFWRAGNGTRWRMDKQSADTSSLTWSADSSMDLSSQSLVTRKNASLSSGLSSSMASTYRQHMSVKDAEILVKRWQAIKAEALGPNHDVHGLPEVLDGSMLVQWQTLADAAKARSCFWRFVLLQLKVTRADILKDGIGREMAEIEVFLEEAAELVDESQPKNPTYYSPYKILYLLRRQGDGSWRFCEGDILTSQPLIND from the exons ATGGCAAGTTTTCTTGCATTGGTGGCCAGTGTGAATGACCTCTACTACTGTAGTCAGAACAGCGGCAGGTTTCATTGGAATGACAGCTTTGTTTCCTTGAATAGTAGAAAAAGCTACTGTACGAAGAATAAATGTGGGAATTCTAGTTATCGAGTTAGGGTTCCTGCGGCTGGTCACCCATGGAGATTACGTGCTGCCACGGATCTTCGATTTGTTGAGGAAAGCACCAGCAGGAACAGCATTGTGCAGAATCAGGTTCCGTTTATCGAAATCCCCGTCACTTGCTACCAG ATTCTTGGCGTTCATGATCAAGTGGAGAAAGATGAAATTGCTAAATCAGTAATACATCTGACAAATACAGAGATTGAGGAGGGTTACACGGAAGATGTTGTTGTATCTCGCCCT AAGGTTCTGAAGGATGTGAGAGATAAACTTCTATTTGAACCAGAATATGCTGGAATTATCAAAGAAAAGCTGCCTCCCAAATCTTCTCTTAAAATTCCATGGGATTGGTTGCCTGTGGTTCTTTGCCTTCTTCAGGAG GCCGGAGAAGAGAGACTTGTGCTTGAAATTGGACGAAGAGCAATGCAGCATCCATGCTCGAAGCCATATATTCATGACATGCTTCTTGCCATGGCCCTAGCAGAG TGTGCGATCGCTAATGTTGGTTTTGAAAAGAACAATATTTCTCATGGATTTGAAGCCCTTGTCCGTGCTCGATACCTTCTTGGAAGCAAGAGTTCTCTGGGCAAGTTGAAGCTGTTATCTCAG ATTGAAGAATATTTAGAAAAGCTTGCTCCTGCCTGTACATTGGAGCTATTGAGGATGCCTCATACGCCTGATAACGCCGAACGAAGACGTGGAGCTATTTCAGCTTTGGAAGAATTGCTCAGACAGGGCCTCGATGTCGAAACTTCTTGCCAAGTTCAAGACTGGCCATGCTTCTTGAATCAAGCACTAAAAGAACTCACGGCCTCTGAAATTGTCAATCTTATTACTTGGGATAATTTAGCTGTTACGCGGAAGAATAGGAAGTCTATCGAGTCGCAGAATCAAAGAACTGTTATTGATTACAATAGCTTCTATATGGTTATGTTAGCTCATATTGCTCTTGGTTTTTCAAGCAAGCAAACTGACTTG ATAAACAAGGCAAAGTTAATTTGTGAATGTCTAACTTCAGAAGGCTTTGATTTAAAACTTGAAGAAGCATTTTGTTCTTTACTTCTTGGGCAG AGTGATGAAGCAACAGCTGCTGAAAGATTAAGGCAATTAGTGGTGAACTCTAATCCCAGTTCACAGAAGTCACTGCCAAAGAAAGAAATCAAAGAAGTTTCAAGTGCAGACAAACCACTG GAAACGTGGTTGAAAGAGGCTGCACTTAGCTTGTTTCCAGATACCCGAGATTGTTCTCCATCTTTG GCTGACTTCTTTACCTGGGAAAAAAGAACTTCTGGAAAAAGGCATAATAAAAGAACAGCTCCAGCAGTATCGAACATCAGGCATCGACCACTGGCCATTGCTCTTCCATTAGATCAAAGGGATGAAGAACCAGTTTTATCTACAGTATCTTCGCTACATCTTGGACCTGTGAAGCAACTTGCTCCTCCTGAACTCCAAATCCCTTTGACAGAAAGCAAGGCCATTGATGGAGGCTGTGGTAACCTACCATCTACTCAGCTGAAGAGAAGTTTAGGTTCAAAGCAAGGTGATGTTTGGAAATTCCGGTTGGGCGTAAGTCACATTCTTGGAAAGATGATATATGCCACAGCATTGGGCTTCATCTTGGTTGTTCTCCTTAAACTTAAAAACACACTATTCTGGAGGGCTGGAAATGGTACTAGATGGAGGATGGACAAACAGAGTGCTGATACTAGCTCCCTTACATGGAGTGCAGATTCTTCTATGGATTTAAGTTCCCAATCTTTAGTAACGAGGAAAAATG CTTCCCTCTCCTCTGGCCTGTCATCCTCGATGGCATCAACTTATAGGCAGCATATGTCTGTCAAAGATGCTGAGATCCTTGTCAAGCGATGGCAAGCAATTAAAGCAGAAGCGCTGGGGCCTAACCATGATGTTCATGGCCTCCCAGAAGTCCTTGATGGTTCTATGCTAGTTCAG TGGCAAACTTTGGCAGATGCTGCAAAAGCAAGGTCCTGTTTTTGGAGATTTGTTTTATTGCAACTGAAAGTTACACGAGCTGACATTTTGAAAGATGGGATTGGGAGGGAAATGGCGGAAATAGAGGTTTTCTTGGAAGAGGCAGCTGAACTTGTGGACGAATCGCAGCCTAAGAATCCAACATACTACAG CCCCTATAAAATTCTTTATCTTCTAAGAAGGCAAGGCGATGGATCGTGGAGGTTCTGCGAAGGAGATATTCTTACGTCTCAACCTTTGATCAATGACTAA
- the LOC140967504 gene encoding plastid division protein CDP1, chloroplastic-like isoform X1: MASFLALVASVNDLYYCSQNSGRFHWNDSFVSLNSRKSYCTKNKCGNSSYRVRVPAAGHPWRLRAATDLRFVEESTSRNSIVQNQVPFIEIPVTCYQILGVHDQVEKDEIAKSVIHLTNTEIEEGYTEDVVVSRPKVLKDVRDKLLFEPEYAGIIKEKLPPKSSLKIPWDWLPVVLCLLQEAGEERLVLEIGRRAMQHPCSKPYIHDMLLAMALAECAIANVGFEKNNISHGFEALVRARYLLGSKSSLGKLKLLSQIEEYLEKLAPACTLELLRMPHTPDNAERRRGAISALEELLRQGLDVETSCQVQDWPCFLNQALKELTASEIVNLITWDNLAVTRKNRKSIESQNQRTVIDYNSFYMVMLAHIALGFSSKQTDLINKAKLICECLTSEGFDLKLEEAFCSLLLGQSDEATAAERLRQLVVNSNPSSQKSLPKKEIKEVSSADKPLETWLKEAALSLFPDTRDCSPSLADFFTWEKRTSGKRHNKRTAPAVSNIRHRPLAIALPLDQRDEEPVLSTVSSLHLGPVKQLAPPELQIPLTESKAIDGGCGNLPSTQLKRSLGSKQGDVWKFRLGVSHILGKMIYATALGFILVVLLKLKNTLFWRAGNGTRWRMDKQSADTSSLTWSADSSMDLSSQSLVTRKNGITRKFQKFLSTLKVHSGDHSEAVDLKTASLSSGLSSSMASTYRQHMSVKDAEILVKRWQAIKAEALGPNHDVHGLPEVLDGSMLVQWQTLADAAKARSCFWRFVLLQLKVTRADILKDGIGREMAEIEVFLEEAAELVDESQPKNPTYYSPYKILYLLRRQGDGSWRFCEGDILTSQPLIND, from the exons ATGGCAAGTTTTCTTGCATTGGTGGCCAGTGTGAATGACCTCTACTACTGTAGTCAGAACAGCGGCAGGTTTCATTGGAATGACAGCTTTGTTTCCTTGAATAGTAGAAAAAGCTACTGTACGAAGAATAAATGTGGGAATTCTAGTTATCGAGTTAGGGTTCCTGCGGCTGGTCACCCATGGAGATTACGTGCTGCCACGGATCTTCGATTTGTTGAGGAAAGCACCAGCAGGAACAGCATTGTGCAGAATCAGGTTCCGTTTATCGAAATCCCCGTCACTTGCTACCAG ATTCTTGGCGTTCATGATCAAGTGGAGAAAGATGAAATTGCTAAATCAGTAATACATCTGACAAATACAGAGATTGAGGAGGGTTACACGGAAGATGTTGTTGTATCTCGCCCT AAGGTTCTGAAGGATGTGAGAGATAAACTTCTATTTGAACCAGAATATGCTGGAATTATCAAAGAAAAGCTGCCTCCCAAATCTTCTCTTAAAATTCCATGGGATTGGTTGCCTGTGGTTCTTTGCCTTCTTCAGGAG GCCGGAGAAGAGAGACTTGTGCTTGAAATTGGACGAAGAGCAATGCAGCATCCATGCTCGAAGCCATATATTCATGACATGCTTCTTGCCATGGCCCTAGCAGAG TGTGCGATCGCTAATGTTGGTTTTGAAAAGAACAATATTTCTCATGGATTTGAAGCCCTTGTCCGTGCTCGATACCTTCTTGGAAGCAAGAGTTCTCTGGGCAAGTTGAAGCTGTTATCTCAG ATTGAAGAATATTTAGAAAAGCTTGCTCCTGCCTGTACATTGGAGCTATTGAGGATGCCTCATACGCCTGATAACGCCGAACGAAGACGTGGAGCTATTTCAGCTTTGGAAGAATTGCTCAGACAGGGCCTCGATGTCGAAACTTCTTGCCAAGTTCAAGACTGGCCATGCTTCTTGAATCAAGCACTAAAAGAACTCACGGCCTCTGAAATTGTCAATCTTATTACTTGGGATAATTTAGCTGTTACGCGGAAGAATAGGAAGTCTATCGAGTCGCAGAATCAAAGAACTGTTATTGATTACAATAGCTTCTATATGGTTATGTTAGCTCATATTGCTCTTGGTTTTTCAAGCAAGCAAACTGACTTG ATAAACAAGGCAAAGTTAATTTGTGAATGTCTAACTTCAGAAGGCTTTGATTTAAAACTTGAAGAAGCATTTTGTTCTTTACTTCTTGGGCAG AGTGATGAAGCAACAGCTGCTGAAAGATTAAGGCAATTAGTGGTGAACTCTAATCCCAGTTCACAGAAGTCACTGCCAAAGAAAGAAATCAAAGAAGTTTCAAGTGCAGACAAACCACTG GAAACGTGGTTGAAAGAGGCTGCACTTAGCTTGTTTCCAGATACCCGAGATTGTTCTCCATCTTTG GCTGACTTCTTTACCTGGGAAAAAAGAACTTCTGGAAAAAGGCATAATAAAAGAACAGCTCCAGCAGTATCGAACATCAGGCATCGACCACTGGCCATTGCTCTTCCATTAGATCAAAGGGATGAAGAACCAGTTTTATCTACAGTATCTTCGCTACATCTTGGACCTGTGAAGCAACTTGCTCCTCCTGAACTCCAAATCCCTTTGACAGAAAGCAAGGCCATTGATGGAGGCTGTGGTAACCTACCATCTACTCAGCTGAAGAGAAGTTTAGGTTCAAAGCAAGGTGATGTTTGGAAATTCCGGTTGGGCGTAAGTCACATTCTTGGAAAGATGATATATGCCACAGCATTGGGCTTCATCTTGGTTGTTCTCCTTAAACTTAAAAACACACTATTCTGGAGGGCTGGAAATGGTACTAGATGGAGGATGGACAAACAGAGTGCTGATACTAGCTCCCTTACATGGAGTGCAGATTCTTCTATGGATTTAAGTTCCCAATCTTTAGTAACGAGGAAAAATGGTATTACTAGAAAATTTCAGAAGTTCCTTTCTACACTTAAAGTGCATTCTGGGGATCACTCAGAAGCTGTTGATTTGAAAACAGCTTCCCTCTCCTCTGGCCTGTCATCCTCGATGGCATCAACTTATAGGCAGCATATGTCTGTCAAAGATGCTGAGATCCTTGTCAAGCGATGGCAAGCAATTAAAGCAGAAGCGCTGGGGCCTAACCATGATGTTCATGGCCTCCCAGAAGTCCTTGATGGTTCTATGCTAGTTCAG TGGCAAACTTTGGCAGATGCTGCAAAAGCAAGGTCCTGTTTTTGGAGATTTGTTTTATTGCAACTGAAAGTTACACGAGCTGACATTTTGAAAGATGGGATTGGGAGGGAAATGGCGGAAATAGAGGTTTTCTTGGAAGAGGCAGCTGAACTTGTGGACGAATCGCAGCCTAAGAATCCAACATACTACAG CCCCTATAAAATTCTTTATCTTCTAAGAAGGCAAGGCGATGGATCGTGGAGGTTCTGCGAAGGAGATATTCTTACGTCTCAACCTTTGATCAATGACTAA
- the LOC140967475 gene encoding 18S rRNA (guanine-N(7))-methyltransferase RID2-like isoform X2, whose product MTSRPELQAPPEIFYNDEEARKYTSSSRIIDIQAKLSERALELLALPDDDMPKLLLDIGCGSGLSGETLTENGHQWIGLDISQAMLDVALEREVEGGLVLSDMGQGLGLRPGVVDGAISISAVQWLCNADKSSHEPRLRLKVFFATLYRCLARGARAVFQVYPENLAQRELILGFAMRAGFSGGVVVDFPHSTKSRKEYLVLTCGPPSLRSSIPKGKNEDEESCGDEESSGDDENDAVCVSDRHRPRKKQKLNKKVKGREWVMRKKEHIRRKGNAVPLDTKYTARKRKARF is encoded by the exons ATGACATCTCGACCAGAGCTCCAAGCCCCACCGGAGATATTCTACAATGATGAGGAAGCTCGCAAATACACATCTTCTTCTCGTATAATCGATATTCAG GCTAAACTTTCGGAGAGGGCGTTGGAGCTTCTTGCATTACCAGATGATGACATGCCCAAATTACTACTTGATATTG GTTGTGGATCAGGACTCAGTGGGGAGACATTAACTGAAAATGGGCACCAGTGGATTGGTTTAGATATATCACAAGCAATGCTCG ATGTTGCATTGGAGCGTGAAGTTGAGGGTGGCCTTGTGCTTAGTGACATGGGACAG GGTTTGGGGCTACGACCGGGAGTTGTTGATGGTGCCATCAGTATATCTGCTGTACAG TGGTTATGCAATGCAGACAAATCTTCTCACGAGCCACGTCTGAGATTAAA GGTATTTTTTGCGACGTTGTACCGATGTTTAGCGCGTGGAGCAAGGGCTGTGTTTCAAGTGTATCCCGAAAATCTGGCTCAACGCGAGCTGATTCTAGGTTTTGCCATGCGAGCTGGCTTTTCTGGGGGTGTAGTAGTTGACTTCCCGCACAG TACCAAAAGTAGAAAAGAATACCTTGTGCTCACTTGTGGGCCGCCGTCTCTAAGAAGCTCCATTCCAAAAGGGAAAAACGAAGATGAGGAAAGTTGTGGCGATGAAGAGAGCAGTGGAGACGACGAGAATGACGCC GTTTGCGTATCTGACAGGCACAGACCTAGAAAAAAGCAAAAGTTAAACAAGAAGGTGAAAGGAAGAGAATGGGTTATGCGGAAGAAGGAACATATAAGAAGAAAGGGTAATGCTGTCCCTCTAGACACAAAATACACTGCCCGGAAAAGAAAAGCTCGATTTTAA
- the LOC140967504 gene encoding plastid division protein CDP1, chloroplastic-like isoform X2: protein MASFLALVASVNDLYYCSQNSGRFHWNDSFVSLNSRKSYCTKNKCGNSSYRVRVPAAGHPWRLRAATDLRFVEESTSRNSIVQNQVPFIEIPVTCYQILGVHDQVEKDEIAKSVIHLTNTEIEEGYTEDVVVSRPVLKDVRDKLLFEPEYAGIIKEKLPPKSSLKIPWDWLPVVLCLLQEAGEERLVLEIGRRAMQHPCSKPYIHDMLLAMALAECAIANVGFEKNNISHGFEALVRARYLLGSKSSLGKLKLLSQIEEYLEKLAPACTLELLRMPHTPDNAERRRGAISALEELLRQGLDVETSCQVQDWPCFLNQALKELTASEIVNLITWDNLAVTRKNRKSIESQNQRTVIDYNSFYMVMLAHIALGFSSKQTDLINKAKLICECLTSEGFDLKLEEAFCSLLLGQSDEATAAERLRQLVVNSNPSSQKSLPKKEIKEVSSADKPLETWLKEAALSLFPDTRDCSPSLADFFTWEKRTSGKRHNKRTAPAVSNIRHRPLAIALPLDQRDEEPVLSTVSSLHLGPVKQLAPPELQIPLTESKAIDGGCGNLPSTQLKRSLGSKQGDVWKFRLGVSHILGKMIYATALGFILVVLLKLKNTLFWRAGNGTRWRMDKQSADTSSLTWSADSSMDLSSQSLVTRKNGITRKFQKFLSTLKVHSGDHSEAVDLKTASLSSGLSSSMASTYRQHMSVKDAEILVKRWQAIKAEALGPNHDVHGLPEVLDGSMLVQWQTLADAAKARSCFWRFVLLQLKVTRADILKDGIGREMAEIEVFLEEAAELVDESQPKNPTYYSPYKILYLLRRQGDGSWRFCEGDILTSQPLIND, encoded by the exons ATGGCAAGTTTTCTTGCATTGGTGGCCAGTGTGAATGACCTCTACTACTGTAGTCAGAACAGCGGCAGGTTTCATTGGAATGACAGCTTTGTTTCCTTGAATAGTAGAAAAAGCTACTGTACGAAGAATAAATGTGGGAATTCTAGTTATCGAGTTAGGGTTCCTGCGGCTGGTCACCCATGGAGATTACGTGCTGCCACGGATCTTCGATTTGTTGAGGAAAGCACCAGCAGGAACAGCATTGTGCAGAATCAGGTTCCGTTTATCGAAATCCCCGTCACTTGCTACCAG ATTCTTGGCGTTCATGATCAAGTGGAGAAAGATGAAATTGCTAAATCAGTAATACATCTGACAAATACAGAGATTGAGGAGGGTTACACGGAAGATGTTGTTGTATCTCGCCCT GTTCTGAAGGATGTGAGAGATAAACTTCTATTTGAACCAGAATATGCTGGAATTATCAAAGAAAAGCTGCCTCCCAAATCTTCTCTTAAAATTCCATGGGATTGGTTGCCTGTGGTTCTTTGCCTTCTTCAGGAG GCCGGAGAAGAGAGACTTGTGCTTGAAATTGGACGAAGAGCAATGCAGCATCCATGCTCGAAGCCATATATTCATGACATGCTTCTTGCCATGGCCCTAGCAGAG TGTGCGATCGCTAATGTTGGTTTTGAAAAGAACAATATTTCTCATGGATTTGAAGCCCTTGTCCGTGCTCGATACCTTCTTGGAAGCAAGAGTTCTCTGGGCAAGTTGAAGCTGTTATCTCAG ATTGAAGAATATTTAGAAAAGCTTGCTCCTGCCTGTACATTGGAGCTATTGAGGATGCCTCATACGCCTGATAACGCCGAACGAAGACGTGGAGCTATTTCAGCTTTGGAAGAATTGCTCAGACAGGGCCTCGATGTCGAAACTTCTTGCCAAGTTCAAGACTGGCCATGCTTCTTGAATCAAGCACTAAAAGAACTCACGGCCTCTGAAATTGTCAATCTTATTACTTGGGATAATTTAGCTGTTACGCGGAAGAATAGGAAGTCTATCGAGTCGCAGAATCAAAGAACTGTTATTGATTACAATAGCTTCTATATGGTTATGTTAGCTCATATTGCTCTTGGTTTTTCAAGCAAGCAAACTGACTTG ATAAACAAGGCAAAGTTAATTTGTGAATGTCTAACTTCAGAAGGCTTTGATTTAAAACTTGAAGAAGCATTTTGTTCTTTACTTCTTGGGCAG AGTGATGAAGCAACAGCTGCTGAAAGATTAAGGCAATTAGTGGTGAACTCTAATCCCAGTTCACAGAAGTCACTGCCAAAGAAAGAAATCAAAGAAGTTTCAAGTGCAGACAAACCACTG GAAACGTGGTTGAAAGAGGCTGCACTTAGCTTGTTTCCAGATACCCGAGATTGTTCTCCATCTTTG GCTGACTTCTTTACCTGGGAAAAAAGAACTTCTGGAAAAAGGCATAATAAAAGAACAGCTCCAGCAGTATCGAACATCAGGCATCGACCACTGGCCATTGCTCTTCCATTAGATCAAAGGGATGAAGAACCAGTTTTATCTACAGTATCTTCGCTACATCTTGGACCTGTGAAGCAACTTGCTCCTCCTGAACTCCAAATCCCTTTGACAGAAAGCAAGGCCATTGATGGAGGCTGTGGTAACCTACCATCTACTCAGCTGAAGAGAAGTTTAGGTTCAAAGCAAGGTGATGTTTGGAAATTCCGGTTGGGCGTAAGTCACATTCTTGGAAAGATGATATATGCCACAGCATTGGGCTTCATCTTGGTTGTTCTCCTTAAACTTAAAAACACACTATTCTGGAGGGCTGGAAATGGTACTAGATGGAGGATGGACAAACAGAGTGCTGATACTAGCTCCCTTACATGGAGTGCAGATTCTTCTATGGATTTAAGTTCCCAATCTTTAGTAACGAGGAAAAATGGTATTACTAGAAAATTTCAGAAGTTCCTTTCTACACTTAAAGTGCATTCTGGGGATCACTCAGAAGCTGTTGATTTGAAAACAGCTTCCCTCTCCTCTGGCCTGTCATCCTCGATGGCATCAACTTATAGGCAGCATATGTCTGTCAAAGATGCTGAGATCCTTGTCAAGCGATGGCAAGCAATTAAAGCAGAAGCGCTGGGGCCTAACCATGATGTTCATGGCCTCCCAGAAGTCCTTGATGGTTCTATGCTAGTTCAG TGGCAAACTTTGGCAGATGCTGCAAAAGCAAGGTCCTGTTTTTGGAGATTTGTTTTATTGCAACTGAAAGTTACACGAGCTGACATTTTGAAAGATGGGATTGGGAGGGAAATGGCGGAAATAGAGGTTTTCTTGGAAGAGGCAGCTGAACTTGTGGACGAATCGCAGCCTAAGAATCCAACATACTACAG CCCCTATAAAATTCTTTATCTTCTAAGAAGGCAAGGCGATGGATCGTGGAGGTTCTGCGAAGGAGATATTCTTACGTCTCAACCTTTGATCAATGACTAA